A region of Piscinibacter gummiphilus DNA encodes the following proteins:
- a CDS encoding methylglyoxal synthase has protein sequence MPTSPARRFGLAASKLHRASPDGGLLSWSRHSGAAIRAMGLRLHAVGGAYATLSRSADLGGYEGLVAYPSGGEGGLMRLVSHIAGGAYENQEIDGIVYLIDPVDPSTLYPEAQALKRQCVTHQKPFISTVAGAIEWMAVEAVHAGHVDDTTRQLLDVSKRNLALIAHDALKDRMVEFAAENFDLLSRAPTRVATGTTGQRLNELAWSRGWPQGTPWVHRYLSGPLGGDAQIAELVLDQRCDKVLFFEDPHVARQHEADIQLLERSVCSVTRHATCANSPAMARRWAQAVTLASGTQAVRT, from the coding sequence ATGCCCACCTCCCCCGCCCGCCGCTTCGGCCTCGCCGCCAGCAAACTCCACCGCGCCTCGCCCGACGGCGGCCTGCTTTCCTGGTCACGCCACAGCGGCGCGGCCATCCGCGCGATGGGCCTGCGGCTTCATGCGGTGGGCGGCGCGTACGCCACGCTCTCCCGCTCGGCCGACCTCGGCGGCTACGAGGGTCTGGTCGCCTACCCCTCGGGCGGCGAAGGCGGCCTGATGCGCCTCGTCTCGCACATCGCCGGCGGCGCCTACGAGAACCAGGAGATCGACGGCATCGTCTACCTGATCGACCCCGTCGACCCGTCCACCCTGTACCCCGAGGCCCAGGCCCTCAAGCGCCAGTGCGTCACGCACCAGAAGCCGTTCATCTCCACCGTGGCCGGCGCCATCGAGTGGATGGCGGTGGAGGCCGTGCACGCGGGCCACGTCGACGACACGACCCGCCAGTTGCTCGACGTCTCGAAGCGCAACCTCGCGCTGATCGCCCACGACGCGCTGAAGGACCGCATGGTCGAGTTCGCCGCCGAGAACTTCGACCTCCTGAGCCGCGCCCCCACCCGCGTGGCCACCGGCACCACCGGCCAGCGCCTCAACGAACTCGCGTGGTCGCGCGGCTGGCCGCAGGGCACGCCGTGGGTGCACCGCTACCTGAGCGGCCCGCTGGGTGGCGACGCGCAGATCGCCGAACTCGTGCTCGACCAGCGCTGCGACAAGGTGCTGTTCTTCGAGGACCCGCACGTCGCCCGCCAGCACGAGGCCGACATCCAGCTGCTCGAACGTTCGGTGTGCAGCGTCACGCGCCACGCCACGTGTGCGAACTCGCCGGCCATGGCGCGGCGGTGGGCGCAGGCGGTCACCCTCGCGTCGGGAACACAAGCCGTTCGCACTTGA
- a CDS encoding metallophosphoesterase family protein has protein sequence MTHVSSRLAAACALLALAACNSDSSTTPTPPPAAFSPSVAFMTDVHFENVYGDFKTTAFTGIPRADGKNATIRTMYAQLTSTRLFNENYFAFRAALDDANAKGIKFVALPGDYSDDAQPVNIDGIAEILREYQAKGMRFFLAPGNHDPNEPHDDDEAGKNDFLTKDGKEQKVYATGNAACKAADPTVACTDQLKELGYEGLLNRLGAFGFAPNANDVHWETPFSKYPNGTYSYTEAQKSAEFTNRQFELCLEGEGGAYKPAGAAYTRCSSVTDASYLVEPVKGLWLLSIDANVYLPNAKFDATNPKSFKGFDSAGNAGWNKVLTHKKHLVEWIASVNARAKAQGKQLIAFSHYPTMDFYANQTDAMKAVFKSGAFQTARVPEVATTTGVVNTGLRLHVGGHMHFNGTNDVADAAGNWLVNVQSPSLAVYGAAYKIVTYKDADTVDVQTVALNDVPRFKELFPHYEVEYAYLQNSTAAADIAKRWNHGVLDTTSYADFTRYYFGELSRLRFMDEYWPCEMKEAATTLNLAQMLTMTQLQTSVKVSELKDQTGVLPLTATCFAAGTASGAPAAAGQLAADWATATTKARQLATAAGVDFDAMAKVTAYDFHGDFHRTVYAGELALRGMGEARVKQYKLLMSAFPASPAAPVKIADKLSDQNAVQVAFQSQFKQVFSILKGLGSGKPSDHFVIDYKKKTLTNANTGAVSFN, from the coding sequence ATGACCCACGTCTCCAGCCGCCTCGCCGCCGCGTGTGCCCTGCTGGCCCTCGCGGCCTGCAACAGCGACTCCAGCACCACCCCCACGCCGCCTCCCGCCGCATTCTCCCCGTCGGTCGCCTTCATGACCGACGTGCACTTCGAGAACGTCTACGGCGACTTCAAGACCACGGCCTTCACCGGCATCCCGCGCGCCGACGGCAAGAACGCGACCATCCGGACGATGTACGCGCAGCTCACGTCGACGCGGCTCTTCAACGAGAACTACTTCGCCTTCCGCGCCGCCCTCGACGACGCGAACGCGAAGGGCATCAAGTTCGTGGCGCTGCCGGGCGACTACTCGGACGACGCCCAGCCGGTCAACATCGACGGCATCGCCGAGATCCTTCGCGAGTACCAGGCCAAGGGCATGCGCTTCTTCCTCGCCCCGGGCAACCACGACCCCAACGAACCGCACGACGACGACGAAGCAGGCAAGAACGACTTCCTGACGAAGGACGGCAAGGAGCAGAAGGTCTACGCCACCGGCAACGCCGCGTGCAAGGCCGCCGACCCGACCGTCGCCTGCACCGACCAGCTGAAGGAGTTGGGCTACGAAGGCCTGCTGAACCGCCTGGGCGCCTTCGGCTTCGCACCGAACGCGAACGACGTGCACTGGGAAACCCCGTTCAGCAAGTACCCGAACGGCACGTACTCGTACACGGAAGCGCAGAAGAGCGCCGAGTTCACCAACCGCCAGTTCGAGCTGTGCCTCGAAGGCGAAGGTGGTGCGTACAAGCCCGCGGGCGCGGCCTACACGAGGTGCAGCAGCGTGACGGACGCGAGCTACCTCGTCGAGCCGGTCAAGGGGCTGTGGCTGCTGTCGATCGACGCGAACGTGTACCTGCCGAACGCGAAGTTCGACGCCACGAACCCGAAGAGCTTCAAGGGCTTCGACAGCGCGGGCAACGCGGGCTGGAACAAGGTGCTCACGCACAAGAAGCACCTCGTCGAATGGATCGCCAGCGTCAACGCGCGCGCCAAGGCGCAGGGCAAGCAGCTGATCGCCTTCTCGCACTACCCGACGATGGACTTCTACGCGAACCAGACGGACGCGATGAAGGCCGTGTTCAAGTCCGGCGCCTTCCAGACGGCCCGGGTCCCCGAGGTGGCCACGACCACCGGCGTGGTCAACACCGGCCTGCGCCTGCACGTGGGCGGCCACATGCACTTCAACGGCACGAACGACGTGGCCGACGCCGCGGGCAACTGGCTCGTGAACGTTCAGTCGCCGTCGCTCGCCGTGTACGGCGCGGCCTACAAGATCGTCACGTACAAGGACGCCGACACCGTGGACGTGCAGACCGTCGCGCTGAACGACGTGCCGCGCTTCAAGGAACTGTTCCCGCACTACGAGGTGGAGTACGCCTACCTGCAGAACAGCACCGCCGCCGCCGACATCGCCAAGCGCTGGAACCACGGCGTGCTCGACACGACGAGCTATGCCGACTTCACCCGTTACTACTTCGGCGAACTCTCGCGCCTGCGCTTCATGGATGAATACTGGCCCTGCGAGATGAAGGAAGCCGCCACCACCCTGAACCTCGCGCAGATGCTGACGATGACGCAGCTGCAGACCTCGGTGAAGGTGTCCGAACTGAAGGACCAGACCGGCGTGCTGCCGCTGACCGCCACGTGTTTCGCCGCGGGCACGGCTTCGGGCGCCCCCGCCGCGGCCGGCCAACTGGCCGCCGACTGGGCCACCGCCACCACGAAGGCCCGCCAGCTCGCCACCGCCGCGGGCGTGGACTTCGACGCGATGGCCAAGGTCACCGCCTACGACTTCCACGGCGACTTCCACCGCACCGTGTACGCGGGCGAACTGGCGCTGCGCGGCATGGGCGAGGCCCGCGTCAAGCAGTACAAGCTGCTGATGTCGGCGTTCCCGGCCAGCCCCGCCGCGCCGGTGAAGATCGCCGACAAGCTGTCGGACCAGAACGCGGTGCAGGTCGCCTTCCAGTCGCAGTTCAAGCAGGTCTTCTCGATCCTGAAGGGCCTCGGCTCGGGCAAGCCGAGCGACCACTTCGTCATCGACTACAAGAAGAAGACGCTGACCAACGCCAACACGGGGGCGGTGAGCTTCAACTGA